A window of the Tropheryma whipplei str. Twist genome harbors these coding sequences:
- a CDS encoding FhaA domain-containing protein: MRVGIGILERIEQSIAKIVDLVFTKTFRSQIQPTELTSALKHKIDSTACLVPNRRSSDAPSHYVIEVSPRGGEHILSRADQLAKELSEFAKEHVRVQGYRYPGGIDVTVVPSKNLSRGFTIEVVNRSVAWRAFLIIGDKRYPIEQSVIIGRGLSADVRLADSSVSRQHAKIDVDGEKAMIVDIGSSNGFKVNGKRCTKATLKNNSLINLGRQKILFVFLPIFD; this comes from the coding sequence ATGCGTGTGGGTATCGGGATTTTAGAAAGAATTGAGCAGAGTATAGCGAAAATTGTTGACTTAGTTTTTACAAAAACTTTTCGTTCCCAGATTCAGCCCACAGAGCTGACGAGCGCTCTAAAGCATAAAATAGACTCGACGGCGTGCCTTGTGCCCAACAGAAGATCGTCTGATGCTCCCAGTCATTATGTGATTGAGGTGAGTCCACGAGGTGGCGAGCACATCCTGTCACGCGCTGACCAGCTTGCCAAAGAGCTCAGTGAATTCGCGAAAGAGCATGTCAGGGTGCAAGGTTACAGGTATCCCGGCGGAATAGACGTAACTGTCGTGCCGAGCAAGAATCTTTCAAGAGGGTTTACGATCGAGGTGGTAAACCGGTCTGTTGCATGGCGAGCATTCCTGATAATCGGTGATAAGAGATATCCAATAGAACAATCCGTCATCATAGGCCGGGGATTAAGTGCTGATGTTCGCCTTGCAGATTCGTCTGTTAGCAGGCAGCACGCCAAGATAGACGTTGACGGAGAAAAAGCAATGATTGTTGATATAGGTTCATCTAATGGATTCAAAGTAAATGGCAAAAGGTGCACCAAGGCTACGCTAAAAAATAACTCACTAATAAATCTTGGCAGGCAAAAAATTCTATTTGTTTTTCTGCCGATCTTTGATTAG
- a CDS encoding FHA domain-containing protein has protein sequence MNEFIFFTLKVGFLGLLWIFVLCSIVILYKSLPKGRDNLATPRISSKKFSPSVGAKMVTVKTECSEQKIPIKQPRMLIGRTPDCQIALSDRFSSGHHAELVLTESGWKVRDLGSSNGTFVDGKRIPSGQAITLRIGEELKIGSSAIRLS, from the coding sequence ATGAACGAGTTTATATTTTTTACACTAAAAGTCGGATTTTTGGGGCTTCTGTGGATCTTTGTTTTGTGCTCAATTGTTATTTTGTACAAAAGCCTGCCGAAGGGGAGGGATAATCTCGCGACACCCCGGATAAGCAGTAAGAAATTTTCCCCAAGCGTTGGGGCAAAAATGGTGACTGTCAAAACGGAATGCTCGGAACAAAAGATACCAATCAAGCAACCGAGGATGCTAATTGGTAGAACCCCTGACTGTCAAATAGCTCTGTCTGATCGTTTCTCTTCTGGGCACCACGCAGAATTAGTTCTCACGGAATCTGGATGGAAAGTTCGCGACCTTGGTTCCAGTAACGGGACATTTGTTGACGGGAAGCGAATTCCATCAGGGCAGGCAATTACCCTGAGGATTGGTGAGGAGCTTAAAATCGGTAGCAGCGCTATCAGATTGTCCTGA